The following is a genomic window from Onthophagus taurus isolate NC chromosome 1, IU_Otau_3.0, whole genome shotgun sequence.
TCAAAGATTGTCCGTGGTATGACCGCGGTTTTTGTAGGCACGGCCCCCATTGCAGACATCGACATGTTCGAAGAGTTTTATGTACAAATTATTTGGCTGGATTTTGTTCTGATGGATCATTGTGCAAATATATGCATCCAAGATTCGAATTACCCGCACCTCCAGATCAAAATATGAAAGATCAGAAGAAGCCTCCCGTTATTATTTGTCATTTTTGTGGAGAACATGGCCATAAAGCCGTccattgtaataaaattaccCCAGAACACAATAAAGATGATGGGGATCATCGTAATAAACATAACGACGGTCATGATGGGCAACAAGGAGGTCAATTATTCACGAGGATGATGCCGAAAAAATTGGAAGATGTTACGTGTTACAAATGTGGAACGAAAGGACATTATGCAAATCGTTGTCCGAAAGGGCATTTAGCTTTTTTGTCACAATCgaaaaataatagtaataataataatcaagatATGTTTTAATggataataaaagaatttttttaaattgatatttcattatttttctttgttggtTGTCCAGCACAATTTAGatcacatttaattttatttatttcaagttaacaaaaataatctggatttattctaattaatttttaaaataatttcaagtttttaacaaattgaAGCAAAAACCTTCTTTTATAACCCAAAAAGCATTCATTAGTAAGTATCAatactttctttaaaaaaaaatttttaaataagtcgttttaaaaaattgataattctTTCCAATCTAGGTAATTTTCACTTTAggaattaattcaaat
Proteins encoded in this region:
- the LOC111422351 gene encoding cleavage and polyadenylation specificity factor subunit 4, giving the protein MECLVANVESIKFDIEIALDEQYGALPLPFHGMDKSIAAVCQFYSSPMGCPKGPQCPFRHVRGDRTIVCKHWLRGLCKKGDQCEFLHEYDMTKMPECYFYSRFNACHNKECPFLHIDPESKIKDCPWYDRGFCRHGPHCRHRHVRRVLCTNYLAGFCSDGSLCKYMHPRFELPAPPDQNMKDQKKPPVIICHFCGEHGHKAVHCNKITPEHNKDDGDHRNKHNDGHDGQQGGQLFTRMMPKKLEDVTCYKCGTKGHYANRCPKGHLAFLSQSKNNSNNNNQDMF